One genomic region from Salvia hispanica cultivar TCC Black 2014 chromosome 2, UniMelb_Shisp_WGS_1.0, whole genome shotgun sequence encodes:
- the LOC125203731 gene encoding probable prefoldin subunit 2, which translates to MARAEGDIKEPMNEQAIANVYASMRNEINQFYSKITELEMEVSEHSLVINAIKPLDPSRRCYRMIGGVLVERTIREVLPAVQRNKEGLEEVIARLNEASEKKKKDLAEFESKYKIRIRKGDGEMKDESKKEGNAQGVLVGPAGSN; encoded by the coding sequence ATGGCCAGGGCTGAAGGTGACATCAAAGAACCAATGAACGAGCAAGCCATCGCAAATGTATATGCTTCCATGAGAAATGAAATCAACCAATTCTACTCCAAGATCACCGAGCTGGAAATGGAGGTCAGCGAGCACTCCCTTGTGATCAATGCCATAAAACCACTCGATCCGTCAAGGCGGTGCTACCGGATGATTGGAGGCGTCCTTGTTGAGAGAACAATCAGAGAAGTTCTGCCAGCTGTGCAGAGGAATAAGGAAGGTCTTGAAGAGGTGATTGCTCGGCTCAATGAAGCGTccgagaagaagaaaaaggaccTGGCCGAATTCGAGTCCAAGTACAAAATCAGAATCCGGAAGGGCGATGGTGAAATGAAGGATGAGAGTAAGAAGGAAGGGAACGCGCAGGGCGTCCTCGTTGGCCCTGCCGGATCGAATTAA